A single Megachile rotundata isolate GNS110a chromosome 9, iyMegRotu1, whole genome shotgun sequence DNA region contains:
- the Invadolysin gene encoding leishmanolysin-like peptidase, invadolysin isoform X2: protein MVRETKGTIRLSRKCESSQVFVKDHHTHCIDTCRSTTMCGDVVVPEEHLDVCRTCNATGHNCGIAEGSKAGPGIDGADFVFYVSAMQTARCNKGLTVAYAAHCQQEAALDRPIAGHANLCPKGITTKPQELETLLSTVKHEILHALGFSASLYAFYRDENGEPRTPRRSDTGKPLLNEKLQTHQWSENTIKTVIRPHWQVHDGYIERSMQIVVTPKVRAEVRAHFNCPELEGAELEDQGEDGTALTHWEKRVFENEAMTGTHTQNPVYSRITLALMEDTGWYSANYSMAQELGWGKNLGCDFAMKSCKEWISSKSSRLSGKSIHPFCNKVKQDPLQTECTDDRSSVALCNLIRYPEPLPKMYQNFDSIPHIPAGEEQYYGGSVSLADYCPYILEFTWRARNIVVRGSHCLYEENNPHADKNFALEKYGPHSRCFDHTDQMWEERTCKQARQWRHWGSGCYQYKCEAGRLHIMVANYTYTCYHAGQEIAVRIIQNGWLHKGALICPPCRDICEEELKEKHEHCKPGDEHPPATYYHRDNLYCSSAGIFENWTMFIIVICLLIPR, encoded by the exons ATGGTCCGTGAAACGAAGGGCACCATCAGATTGAGCAG GAAATGTGAAAGTAGTCAAGTCTTCGTTAAAGATCACCATACACATTGCATAGACACCTGTCGTTCTACTACTATGTGTGGTGACGTAGTCGTCCCTGAAGAACATCTTGAT GTTTGCAGAACATGTAATGCAACAGGACACAACTGTGGAATTGCGGAGGGCAGTAAAGCCGGCCCAGGAATAGATGGCGCTGATTTTGTTTTTTATGTATCTGCAATGCAAACAGCAAGATGTAACAAAGGATTAACCGTAGCTTATGCAGCGCATTGTCAGCAAGAAGCAGCATTAGATCG ACCAATTGCGGGACACGCCAATTTGTGTCCTAAGGGTATAACCACGAAACCACAAGAACTGGAAACTCTGCTAAGTACCGTAAAACACGAGATATTGCATGCCTTGGGATTTTCTGCAAGTCTGTACGCTTTCTACCGAGATGAAAACGGTGAACCCAGAACACCAAGGAGAAGTGATACAGGAAAACCGTTGTTGAACGAAAA ATTACAAACGCATCAATGGAGTGAAAATACTATTAAAACCGTAATCCGACCGCATTGGCAAGTACATGATGGTTATATAGAAAGGTCTATGCAAATAGTAGTTACTCCCAAGGTTCGCGCCGAAGTTCGAGCTCACTTCAATTGCCCGGAATTAGAGGGTGCAGAGTTGGAAGATCAGGGAGAAGATGGTACGGCACTGACACATTGGGAAAAACGAGTATTTGAA aatgaaGCAATGACAGGGACTCATACTCAAAATCCAGTTTATTCGAGAATAACACTCGCCCTCATGGAAGATACAGGATGGTATAGCGCAAATTATTCAATGGCTCAAGAACTAGGATGGGGTAAAAATCTTGGTTGCGATTTTGCAATGAAATCGTGTAAGGAGTGGATATCTTCAAAATCATCTAGATTGTC AGGAAAGTCTATTCATCCATTCTGTAATAAAGTAAAGCAAGATCCATTACAAACAGAATGTACCGATGATCGAAGTTCGGTAGCACTCTGCAATTTAATTAGATATCCAGaaccattaccaaaaatgtaTCAG AATTTCGATTCGATTCCTCACATACCAGCTGGAGAAGAACAATACTATGGAGGCTCTGTATCTCTTGCAGATTATTGTCCATACATTCTAGAATTTACATGGAGAGCTCGAAATATAGTAGTCAGAGGATCTCATTGTTTATATGAAGAAAACAATCCTC ATGCGGACAAAAATTTTGCGTTAGAAAAATATGGTCCACATTCAAGATGCTTTGATCATACAGACCAAATGTGGGAGGAAAGAACCTGTAAGCAAGCTCGACAGTGGAGACATTGGGGTTCTGgctgttatcaatataaatgTGAAGCTGGAAGACTACATATTATG GTTGCGAATTACACTTATACTTGTTACCATGCTGGTCAAGAAATTGCTGTTCGAATAATACAAAATGGTTGGCTCCATAAAGGTGCTCTAATCTGTCCCCCATGTCGAGATATTTGCGAG GAGGAACTAAAAGAAAAGCACGAACATTGCAAGCCAGGAGATGAACACCCACCTGCAACCTACTATCATAGAGACAATTTATATTGCTCATCTGcaggaatatttgaaaactggACAATGTTTATCATTGTAATTTGTTTGTTAATTCCTAGATGA